One genomic window of Luteitalea pratensis includes the following:
- a CDS encoding DUF349 domain-containing protein encodes MALFDRFRQPKWKHADPAIRLEAVNELGDDAQEVLCSLAREDADPGVRRRAVARVEDIGTLASVARSDMDEGVRAEARKLLMDLATDGSDESEALEALAGLDDERDLAVIARTTDAEAVGLAALRRVSAPRLIGSVAGRAAGGGIRLAALALMTDPAERLLVALNSEHKDVALSALESLTDADALEQIANRAKNKLVSRRARTRLRDQQPAAVDAPAHTGELNRDRLCDMVEGLGHEPRVDAIQAPLDAAVEAWQQLAALDEAPSLLQTRFDAAAAAARARLEQLRADVAAVQAEAEARAAKDARRADVCQQLEDYAGDDIEDAVTAAQTAWGELDAEHEPGSDAVNQRFLASIARQRARLAARLADAERHTQLASLAGEAELLAGMDDLPHAHKRWADLLRRWTSLAQDGSNVDPVLVSRVKAAESAIASRTAAIREQEGAARGENLARALASCDRLEAITARENLPLKDAEQALRDARSTAEQLGALPSRDDQGAIVDRLKKVQARLMDVIRDLRSADDWKRWANATVQQELCEKIEALAQIEALPDVAKRLKDLRQDWKQASAGPRGAEGDALWQRFKAGADTAQTRVDAFYAQRSVEDAAVLQEKAQLAEQAEALAESTDWLKTADALKALQQRWNALGHAPRGEQGKALNNRFRAACDRFFTRRKDDLTQRKDVWSANQAVKEDLIAQAEVIAETTDWNAGVETIKALQAAWKASGPVKRQKSEQLWQKFRAACDRFFERYKHRHEAEFDTRRATREQALIDFEALAAEEGTEGPPVLARAEAAWHTWRNGPPLPRDIVRPMQDRFATASQALLERYPETFRRSAFDPEVTRTRMTELVTQVEQLGSPLSSPQASVQVAPAAALATMLKEALASNTIGGRVDDQTKRRAAQETVRVARAAWSRLGPASGDDAADLERRFAAACRKFDDPRDQHGDRGDRGDRRGPRPQGARARAPRQDQRA; translated from the coding sequence ATGGCCCTCTTCGATCGCTTTCGGCAGCCCAAGTGGAAGCATGCCGACCCGGCCATCCGGCTCGAGGCGGTCAACGAGCTCGGAGACGACGCGCAGGAGGTGCTGTGCAGTCTCGCCCGCGAGGACGCGGATCCCGGTGTGCGCCGGCGGGCCGTGGCTCGCGTGGAAGACATCGGCACGCTCGCCAGCGTGGCCCGCAGCGACATGGACGAAGGCGTCCGTGCCGAGGCGCGCAAGCTGCTGATGGACCTCGCTACGGACGGCAGCGATGAGTCCGAAGCGCTCGAGGCGCTGGCTGGTCTCGACGACGAGCGCGACCTCGCGGTGATTGCGCGGACCACCGACGCGGAGGCCGTGGGCCTCGCGGCGCTGCGCCGCGTCTCCGCGCCGCGTCTCATCGGCAGCGTTGCCGGCCGGGCCGCTGGCGGGGGCATCCGCCTGGCCGCCCTCGCCCTGATGACCGATCCGGCCGAGCGACTGCTCGTCGCCCTCAACAGCGAGCACAAGGACGTCGCGCTGTCGGCCCTCGAGTCACTCACCGACGCGGACGCGCTCGAGCAGATCGCCAATCGCGCGAAGAACAAGCTCGTGTCGCGGCGAGCGCGCACACGCTTGCGCGACCAGCAGCCGGCAGCGGTCGACGCACCGGCGCACACCGGCGAGCTCAATCGCGATCGGTTGTGCGACATGGTGGAAGGGCTCGGGCACGAGCCGCGCGTCGACGCCATCCAGGCGCCGCTCGATGCCGCGGTCGAGGCGTGGCAGCAGCTTGCCGCGCTGGACGAGGCGCCATCGCTCTTGCAGACCCGATTCGATGCCGCCGCGGCGGCGGCTCGGGCCCGTCTCGAGCAGTTACGCGCCGACGTTGCCGCGGTCCAGGCCGAGGCCGAGGCACGCGCCGCCAAGGATGCGCGTCGCGCCGACGTGTGCCAGCAGCTCGAGGACTACGCCGGCGACGACATCGAGGATGCCGTCACGGCCGCCCAGACCGCATGGGGCGAGCTCGACGCCGAACACGAGCCCGGCAGCGATGCCGTGAACCAGCGGTTCCTCGCGTCCATCGCGCGCCAGCGCGCCCGTCTGGCGGCGCGGCTGGCCGATGCCGAGCGGCACACCCAACTGGCGAGCCTTGCCGGCGAGGCCGAACTGCTCGCCGGCATGGACGACCTGCCACACGCGCACAAGCGCTGGGCCGACCTGCTCAGGCGTTGGACGTCACTGGCGCAGGATGGATCGAACGTCGACCCCGTGCTGGTTTCACGTGTGAAGGCCGCCGAGAGCGCGATCGCCTCGCGCACTGCCGCCATTCGCGAGCAGGAGGGTGCGGCCCGCGGGGAGAACCTGGCGCGTGCGCTCGCATCGTGCGATCGCCTCGAGGCGATCACGGCCCGCGAGAACCTGCCGCTGAAGGACGCAGAACAAGCGCTGCGCGACGCGCGCAGCACCGCCGAGCAACTCGGTGCCCTCCCGTCACGCGACGACCAGGGGGCCATTGTCGATCGGCTCAAGAAGGTCCAGGCGCGGTTGATGGACGTGATTCGCGACCTGCGCAGCGCCGACGACTGGAAGCGCTGGGCCAACGCCACGGTGCAGCAGGAGCTGTGCGAGAAGATCGAGGCGCTGGCGCAGATCGAGGCGTTGCCCGACGTGGCCAAGCGGCTCAAGGACCTGCGGCAGGACTGGAAGCAGGCCAGCGCGGGGCCACGCGGCGCCGAAGGCGACGCGCTCTGGCAGCGCTTCAAGGCCGGCGCCGATACGGCCCAGACACGCGTCGATGCGTTCTACGCGCAGCGCTCCGTCGAGGACGCCGCGGTGTTGCAGGAGAAGGCGCAACTCGCCGAGCAGGCAGAAGCACTGGCCGAGTCCACCGACTGGCTCAAGACCGCCGACGCGCTGAAGGCGCTGCAGCAGCGGTGGAATGCGCTCGGGCACGCGCCCCGGGGCGAGCAGGGCAAGGCGCTGAACAACAGGTTCCGCGCCGCGTGCGACCGGTTCTTCACCCGTCGCAAGGACGACCTGACGCAGCGCAAGGACGTCTGGAGCGCCAACCAGGCCGTGAAGGAGGACCTCATCGCCCAGGCCGAAGTGATCGCCGAGACGACCGACTGGAACGCCGGGGTCGAGACGATCAAGGCGTTGCAGGCAGCCTGGAAGGCGAGTGGCCCGGTCAAGCGGCAGAAGTCCGAGCAGCTGTGGCAGAAGTTCCGCGCTGCCTGCGACCGCTTCTTCGAGCGCTACAAGCATCGCCATGAGGCGGAGTTCGATACCCGTCGCGCCACCCGCGAGCAGGCGCTGATCGATTTCGAAGCGCTGGCCGCCGAGGAGGGCACCGAGGGCCCGCCCGTGCTCGCCCGCGCCGAAGCGGCCTGGCACACGTGGCGGAACGGTCCGCCGCTGCCACGCGACATCGTCCGCCCGATGCAGGATCGATTCGCGACCGCGTCGCAGGCGCTGCTCGAACGCTACCCCGAGACGTTCCGCCGTTCGGCGTTCGATCCGGAGGTGACGCGGACACGGATGACCGAATTGGTGACCCAGGTGGAGCAGCTCGGGTCGCCGCTGTCGTCACCACAGGCATCAGTGCAGGTGGCCCCGGCCGCCGCGCTGGCGACGATGCTGAAGGAGGCGCTGGCGTCCAACACCATCGGTGGGCGTGTCGACGATCAGACGAAGCGACGTGCCGCGCAGGAGACAGTCCGTGTTGCCCGGGCGGCGTGGAGCCGCCTTGGCCCGGCGTCGGGCGATGACGCCGCCGACCTGGAACGGCGCTTCGCCGCCGCGTGCCGCAAGTTCGACGACCCGCGTGACCAACACGGTGACCGGGGCGATCGCGGGGACCGCCGTGGCCCACGGCCGCAAGGCGCGCGGGCGCGCGCGCCACGGCAAGACCAGCGCGCCTGA
- a CDS encoding bactofilin family protein: MPTVSTLPPADARPSVLGSTVVITGTITTEEDLEVHGTLRGQLAAPAHCVRLEGDARVDADVLARDITVLGQASGKFTATEIIDIRATARLQGHIAAPRLVLEEGAVVNAKVETRSVDAAVRVAQYRKQR; encoded by the coding sequence ATGCCCACTGTGTCCACGTTACCGCCCGCCGACGCCCGTCCTTCCGTGCTCGGTTCCACCGTCGTCATCACCGGCACCATCACCACCGAGGAGGACCTGGAGGTGCACGGCACCCTGCGCGGTCAGTTGGCCGCACCCGCGCACTGCGTGCGGCTGGAAGGTGACGCACGGGTCGATGCCGACGTGCTCGCGCGCGACATCACGGTGCTGGGCCAGGCCTCGGGCAAGTTCACGGCGACCGAGATCATCGACATACGTGCGACGGCACGCCTGCAGGGTCATATCGCCGCGCCGCGGCTCGTGCTCGAGGAAGGCGCGGTGGTGAACGCGAAGGTGGAGACGCGCAGCGTCGACGCCGCCGTCCGCGTGGCGCAATACCGCAAACAACGCTAG
- a CDS encoding amidohydrolase: MIRRSMQIAVLVAVGPMGAVTAFAQAGGPVTVIRNATVLTVTRGTIEKGTIVIRDGKIAAVGTNVDVPRGATEIDATGLFVMPGIIDAHSHIAIDGAVNESSLSVTSMVGVADVLNPKDIDIYRGLAGGVTSANVLHGSANAIGGKNAVIKLRWGKDAHGLLFEGAPPGIKFALGENPKRASAGGNNADRRYPATRMGVMDVIREAFVEARTYQGKWRAYDAAVKAGDRTAAAPSRDLRLEPLVEVLEGKRLVHAHSYRADEILQLLRIAEEFKFRIATLQHVLEGYKVADEIAKHGAGASTFSDWWAYKVEAYDATPYNPALMTQRGVLVSINSDSAEEHRHLNQEAAKAMKYGGLTEEQALKLVTINPATQLGIDKRVGSIEVGKDADLAIYTAHPLSTFAIPRQVLVDGVVYFDREKDLQQREVRARQKQALKDKENAGSTPARPTAPDTTPKAETTPGSEEKR, translated from the coding sequence ATGATTCGCCGCAGCATGCAGATCGCCGTCCTGGTGGCGGTCGGGCCGATGGGAGCCGTAACCGCGTTCGCGCAGGCCGGTGGACCCGTGACGGTGATCCGCAACGCGACGGTCCTGACGGTCACCAGGGGAACGATCGAGAAGGGCACGATCGTGATCCGTGACGGCAAGATCGCCGCCGTCGGCACCAACGTGGACGTGCCGCGTGGCGCGACCGAGATCGATGCCACGGGCCTGTTCGTCATGCCGGGCATCATCGACGCGCACAGCCACATCGCCATCGACGGCGCCGTCAACGAGTCGAGTCTCTCGGTGACGTCGATGGTCGGCGTCGCTGACGTCCTCAACCCGAAGGATATCGACATCTATCGCGGCCTGGCCGGTGGCGTGACGTCCGCCAACGTGCTGCACGGCAGCGCCAACGCTATCGGCGGCAAGAACGCCGTCATCAAGTTGCGGTGGGGCAAGGACGCGCACGGTCTTCTGTTCGAAGGGGCGCCACCAGGAATCAAGTTCGCGCTCGGCGAGAACCCGAAGCGCGCAAGCGCCGGTGGCAACAACGCCGACCGCCGCTATCCCGCCACCCGCATGGGCGTGATGGACGTGATTCGCGAGGCCTTCGTGGAGGCGCGGACCTACCAGGGCAAGTGGCGCGCCTACGACGCCGCGGTCAAGGCCGGGGATCGCACAGCCGCCGCCCCGTCGCGCGACCTCAGGCTCGAACCGCTCGTCGAGGTGCTCGAGGGCAAGCGCCTGGTCCACGCGCACTCCTACCGGGCCGACGAGATCCTGCAGTTGCTGCGCATCGCCGAGGAGTTCAAGTTCCGCATCGCCACGCTGCAGCACGTGCTCGAGGGCTACAAGGTCGCCGACGAGATCGCGAAGCACGGTGCCGGCGCCTCCACGTTCTCCGACTGGTGGGCCTACAAGGTCGAGGCGTACGACGCGACGCCCTACAACCCGGCGTTGATGACGCAGCGCGGCGTGCTCGTCTCGATCAATTCCGACAGCGCCGAGGAGCATCGGCACCTGAACCAGGAAGCCGCCAAGGCCATGAAGTACGGCGGCCTCACCGAAGAACAGGCCCTCAAGCTGGTCACGATCAACCCGGCCACCCAGCTCGGCATCGACAAGCGGGTCGGCTCAATCGAGGTCGGCAAGGATGCGGACCTGGCGATCTACACCGCGCATCCACTCAGTACCTTCGCGATTCCACGGCAGGTGCTCGTCGACGGTGTCGTCTACTTCGACCGCGAGAAGGACCTGCAGCAGCGGGAGGTCCGGGCACGGCAGAAACAGGCGCTGAAGGACAAGGAGAACGCAGGCAGTACGCCGGCGCGGCCGACGGCGCCCGACACCACCCCGAAGGCCGAGACCACACCCGGCAGCGAGGAGAAGCGATGA
- the speA gene encoding biosynthetic arginine decarboxylase, giving the protein MTTVSPRALPGTSATDSWTTVDATELYDIDRWGNGYFSIGENGHVLVHPTQTRERSIDLKELMDRLQMRGINLPILVRFPDILKHRLGDIHDAFQGAIQQHQYTGKYTCVYPIKVNQQRQVVEEVLQFGRPYNFGIEAGSKPELMAVAALASNDTPIICNGFKDAEFIEMAMLAQKIGRNIIPVVEKYTELGQILEYAEKVGVRPQIGFRVKLAARGSGRWQSSGGYRSKFGLTVTEIMRSLEELKSRGMADCFKLLHFHLGSQIPNIRIVKGALVEAARIYCELHKAGAGLEYLDVGGGLGVDYDGSQTNFESSMNYTLQEYANDVVYHLQQVCDETDVPHPTIVSESGRAIAAYHSLLVFNVLGVSEFGEERVPTEVSDELEQPVADLIETLRNLTARNALESYHDSQAALDMAMNLFSAGYLSLEQRCHAENLYWHICVKLQKLVSGLDHVPEDLQSLDEMLSDTYFCNFSLFQSIPDSWAIGQLFPVMPIHRLGERPTQHAVLGDITCDSDGKIDQFIDRRDVKKTLPLHTLKDEPYLLGVFMVGAYQEILGDLHNLFGDTHAVHVSLNDKEEVVLDAVIKGDTVKEVLDYVEFDVEHLLGKMRNDVEAAVRAGRLDYLESGRLLRFYEEGLHGYTYLEDPNDR; this is encoded by the coding sequence ATGACCACGGTCTCGCCTCGCGCTCTGCCGGGCACCAGCGCCACCGACTCCTGGACCACCGTCGATGCGACCGAGCTGTACGACATCGACCGCTGGGGCAACGGCTATTTCTCGATCGGCGAGAACGGGCATGTGCTCGTGCACCCGACGCAGACGCGTGAACGGTCCATCGACCTGAAGGAGTTGATGGATCGGCTCCAGATGCGCGGTATCAACCTGCCCATCCTGGTGCGGTTCCCCGACATCCTGAAGCATCGCCTGGGCGACATCCACGACGCGTTCCAGGGCGCGATCCAGCAGCACCAGTACACCGGCAAGTACACGTGCGTGTACCCGATCAAGGTGAACCAGCAGCGCCAGGTCGTGGAGGAGGTGCTGCAGTTCGGCCGCCCCTACAACTTCGGCATCGAGGCCGGCAGCAAGCCCGAGCTGATGGCGGTGGCGGCGCTGGCCTCCAACGACACCCCGATCATCTGCAACGGCTTCAAGGACGCCGAGTTCATCGAGATGGCGATGCTGGCCCAGAAGATCGGCCGCAACATCATCCCCGTGGTCGAGAAATACACCGAACTCGGCCAGATCCTGGAGTACGCGGAGAAGGTCGGCGTGCGTCCGCAGATCGGCTTCCGCGTCAAGCTCGCGGCTCGGGGCAGCGGGCGGTGGCAGAGCTCGGGTGGCTACCGCTCCAAGTTCGGGCTCACGGTGACCGAGATCATGCGCAGCCTCGAGGAGCTCAAGTCGCGCGGCATGGCCGACTGCTTCAAGCTGCTGCATTTCCATCTCGGCAGCCAGATCCCCAACATCCGCATCGTCAAGGGTGCGCTGGTGGAGGCCGCGCGCATCTATTGCGAGCTGCACAAGGCGGGCGCCGGCCTCGAGTACCTGGATGTCGGCGGCGGACTCGGCGTCGACTACGATGGCTCGCAGACCAACTTCGAGTCGAGCATGAACTACACGCTGCAGGAGTACGCCAACGACGTGGTGTACCACCTCCAGCAGGTCTGCGACGAGACCGACGTGCCGCACCCGACCATCGTGTCCGAGAGCGGCCGCGCGATTGCCGCGTACCACAGCCTGCTCGTGTTCAACGTGCTCGGCGTGTCCGAGTTCGGCGAGGAGCGCGTCCCCACCGAGGTGAGCGACGAGCTCGAACAGCCGGTGGCCGATCTCATCGAGACGCTGCGCAACCTGACGGCGCGCAACGCGCTCGAGAGCTATCACGACTCCCAGGCGGCGCTCGACATGGCGATGAACCTGTTCTCGGCCGGGTACCTGTCGCTCGAGCAGCGGTGCCATGCCGAGAACCTGTACTGGCACATCTGCGTGAAGCTGCAGAAGCTGGTGTCAGGTCTCGATCACGTGCCCGAGGATCTGCAATCGCTCGACGAGATGCTCTCGGACACGTACTTCTGCAACTTCTCGCTGTTCCAGTCGATTCCCGACAGCTGGGCGATCGGCCAGCTGTTCCCGGTGATGCCGATCCACCGCCTCGGCGAGCGGCCGACGCAGCACGCCGTGCTTGGCGACATCACCTGCGACTCCGACGGCAAGATCGATCAGTTCATCGACCGGCGCGACGTCAAGAAGACGCTGCCGCTCCATACGCTCAAGGACGAGCCGTACCTGCTCGGGGTGTTCATGGTGGGTGCCTATCAGGAAATCCTCGGCGACCTCCACAACCTGTTCGGCGACACGCACGCCGTGCACGTCAGCCTGAACGACAAGGAAGAAGTCGTGCTCGACGCCGTGATCAAGGGCGACACGGTGAAGGAAGTGCTGGACTACGTCGAGTTCGACGTCGAGCACCTGCTCGGCAAGATGCGCAACGACGTCGAAGCCGCCGTCCGCGCCGGCCGCCTCGATTACCTCGAGTCAGGGCGGCTGCTGCGCTTCTACGAAGAAGGCCTGCACGGCTACACCTACCTCGAGGATCCGAACGACCGGTGA
- a CDS encoding MATE family efflux transporter, translating to MPPLARPSHFDRSIIEGSLGRAVWRLAWPTMLQNAIGGLQGIIDHAMVGHFVGYTANAAIGVSWQIFVVVIVFISSLYAGMGVLVARFAGAGDRDSVDRTVGQAFLVSLVLAGGVMAPLGYMLSPRLLLFVNATHEVREAALPFLRLMFVGGIGLLMFFMLGGAFRAAGDPRTPLRLGILLTALNVVFNVVLIRGAGPIPAFGATGAAMGTVSASLIVAVLGLMAMRSPSAAVHLPNLTALRPDWTLIRQLFKFGLPTGIQGVAMNVGGVFLLRFIGALPESANAQAAYAIAYTQLFSLITFTSVGVMGATAAVVGQNLGAGRPDRTWAAVGVSSRIAFGVAVGVGLLFLLIPSALLAIFGVNDPLTSALARSLLRHLAVSGLFVTVALAYTGALQGSGDTRSPLYISIVSQLLVPLGLCLLFARIGTFEAVDIWRAIVAGHMTRCLLSIARFKQGKWQCIVVDLGHRVPDAPRPEVT from the coding sequence ATGCCGCCCCTCGCGCGCCCGTCGCATTTTGACCGCTCGATCATCGAGGGGTCCCTCGGACGAGCCGTCTGGCGCCTCGCCTGGCCCACCATGCTGCAGAACGCCATCGGCGGACTGCAAGGGATCATCGACCACGCCATGGTCGGCCATTTCGTCGGCTACACGGCCAACGCCGCCATCGGCGTCAGCTGGCAGATCTTCGTCGTCGTCATCGTCTTCATCAGCTCGCTGTACGCCGGGATGGGTGTGCTGGTCGCCCGGTTCGCTGGCGCCGGTGACCGGGATTCGGTCGATCGCACCGTCGGCCAGGCCTTCCTCGTGTCGCTGGTACTGGCCGGCGGCGTGATGGCGCCGCTCGGCTACATGCTCTCGCCGCGGCTGCTGCTGTTCGTCAATGCGACGCATGAGGTCCGGGAGGCGGCCCTGCCGTTCCTGCGGCTGATGTTTGTCGGCGGCATCGGCCTGCTGATGTTCTTCATGCTCGGCGGCGCGTTCCGGGCCGCCGGCGATCCGCGTACGCCACTGCGCCTCGGCATCCTCCTGACCGCCCTCAACGTGGTCTTCAACGTCGTGCTGATCAGAGGCGCCGGTCCGATCCCGGCGTTCGGCGCCACCGGTGCCGCCATGGGCACGGTGTCGGCGTCACTGATCGTGGCGGTGCTCGGCCTGATGGCCATGCGATCGCCCTCGGCGGCGGTCCACCTGCCCAACCTCACCGCCCTGCGTCCCGACTGGACGCTGATTCGGCAACTGTTCAAATTCGGTCTGCCGACCGGCATCCAGGGCGTGGCGATGAACGTGGGCGGCGTGTTCCTGCTGCGCTTCATCGGCGCCCTGCCCGAGAGCGCCAACGCGCAGGCAGCCTACGCCATTGCGTACACGCAACTGTTCTCGCTGATCACCTTCACGTCGGTCGGCGTGATGGGGGCGACCGCGGCCGTGGTTGGCCAGAACCTGGGCGCGGGCCGGCCCGACCGGACGTGGGCTGCCGTGGGCGTGAGCTCGCGCATCGCCTTCGGCGTCGCGGTTGGCGTCGGCCTGCTCTTCCTGCTGATTCCCTCGGCCCTGCTCGCGATCTTCGGCGTCAACGATCCGCTGACCAGCGCGCTGGCGCGCAGCCTGCTGCGTCACCTCGCCGTGTCCGGGCTGTTTGTCACGGTGGCGCTGGCCTATACCGGCGCGCTCCAGGGATCGGGCGACACCCGCAGCCCGCTCTACATCTCGATCGTGTCGCAGTTGCTGGTGCCGCTCGGCCTGTGCCTGCTGTTTGCGCGCATCGGCACGTTCGAGGCGGTGGACATCTGGCGCGCCATCGTGGCCGGGCACATGACCCGCTGCCTGCTCTCGATCGCCCGCTTCAAGCAAGGCAAATGGCAATGCATCGTCGTGGATCTCGGCCACCGTGTGCCGGACGCGCCGCGACCGGAGGTCACGTAA
- a CDS encoding amidohydrolase family protein: MRPRVRIATWLYVSGTAAALLALATTTTTRAQGPAKTYAIKGARIVTVSGPIIDNGTVVIADGKIVSVGASAPVPAGAEVIDGTGLEVSPGFFDAMSELGLTEIGAVNATNDITEVGAFNPQVDAATAVHPATDHIPVARANGITHAVAVPGMAGMGETAPRGGTGPVIGGQASAFHLDGWTIEEMLISRSVGMVVNWPSLQARTFDFATFSSRTRPYREVKEEQAKQTREIARWISDARDYRAARARGADRVERNLKLEALGPYAAGEKPWLVRAGRERDIRDAVSFFVDTHKQKIVLVGAEEAWKVAALLAEKKVPVIVGPTQALPDSDDDPYDATMAAPAVLHKAGVTFALSTYSSSDARNLPYEIGTAVGFGLPRDVALRAITLAPAQILGLGAFVGSVEPGKIANLVVSRGDPLEIRSTITHVFIKGVPVSLETRHTQLYEKYRNRPRPAAATR; encoded by the coding sequence ATGAGGCCGCGAGTCAGGATCGCGACATGGCTGTACGTGTCGGGGACGGCCGCGGCGCTGCTCGCGCTGGCCACGACCACGACCACCCGCGCGCAGGGACCGGCAAAGACGTACGCGATCAAGGGCGCCCGGATCGTCACCGTTTCTGGTCCGATCATCGACAACGGCACGGTGGTCATCGCCGACGGCAAGATCGTGTCGGTCGGTGCGTCGGCGCCGGTGCCCGCGGGGGCGGAGGTGATCGACGGCACGGGCCTCGAGGTGTCGCCCGGCTTCTTCGACGCGATGAGCGAGCTCGGGCTGACCGAGATCGGTGCCGTCAACGCCACCAACGACATCACCGAGGTCGGCGCGTTCAACCCTCAGGTGGACGCCGCTACCGCGGTGCATCCGGCCACCGATCACATCCCGGTCGCGCGGGCCAACGGGATCACCCACGCCGTCGCGGTCCCCGGCATGGCAGGAATGGGCGAAACAGCGCCGAGGGGCGGCACCGGCCCGGTGATCGGCGGCCAGGCGTCGGCGTTCCACCTCGACGGCTGGACGATCGAGGAGATGTTGATCAGCCGCTCGGTCGGCATGGTCGTGAACTGGCCGTCGCTGCAGGCACGCACCTTCGACTTCGCGACCTTCTCGTCGCGGACGAGGCCCTATCGCGAGGTCAAGGAGGAGCAGGCCAAGCAGACCAGGGAGATTGCCCGCTGGATCAGTGACGCCCGCGATTACCGTGCGGCGCGCGCCAGGGGCGCCGATCGCGTCGAGCGCAACCTCAAGCTCGAGGCCCTCGGGCCCTACGCGGCCGGCGAGAAGCCGTGGCTGGTGCGCGCCGGCCGCGAGCGTGACATCCGCGATGCCGTCTCGTTCTTCGTCGATACGCACAAGCAGAAGATTGTCCTGGTCGGCGCCGAAGAGGCGTGGAAGGTCGCGGCGCTGCTCGCCGAGAAGAAGGTGCCGGTGATCGTCGGGCCCACCCAGGCGTTGCCGGACTCCGACGACGACCCGTACGACGCGACGATGGCCGCGCCGGCGGTGCTGCACAAGGCGGGCGTGACGTTCGCGCTGTCCACGTACAGTTCCTCCGACGCGCGCAACCTGCCCTACGAGATCGGCACGGCGGTCGGCTTCGGCCTGCCACGCGACGTCGCACTCCGTGCGATCACGCTGGCGCCGGCGCAGATCCTCGGCCTCGGTGCCTTCGTGGGCTCGGTCGAGCCCGGCAAGATCGCGAACCTGGTCGTCAGCCGTGGGGACCCGCTCGAGATCCGCAGCACCATCACGCACGTGTTCATCAAGGGCGTGCCGGTGTCGCTCGAGACGAGGCACACGCAGTTGTACGAGAAATACCGCAACCGCCCGAGGCCTGCCGCCGCGACGCGCTAG